One Ranitomeya imitator isolate aRanImi1 chromosome 1, aRanImi1.pri, whole genome shotgun sequence DNA window includes the following coding sequences:
- the MAB21L2 gene encoding protein mab-21-like 2, translated as MIAAQAKLVYQLNKYYTERCQARKAAIAKTIREVCKVVSDVLKEVEVQEPRFISSLTEIDARYEGLEVVSPTEFEVVLYLNQMGVFNFVDDGSLPGCAVLKLSDGRKRSMSLWVEFITASGYLSARKIRSRFQTLVAQAVDKCSYRDVVKMIADTSEVRLRIRERYVVQITPAFKCTGIWPRSAAQWPLPHIPWPGPNRVAEVKAEGFNLLSKECYSLTGKQSSAESDAWVLQFAEAENRLLLGGCRNKCLSVLKTLRDRHLELPGQPLHNYHMKTLLLYECEKHPRETDWDEACLGDRLNGILLQLISCLQCRRCPHYFLPNLDLFQGKPHSALESAAKQTWRLAREILTNPKSLDKL; from the coding sequence ATGATCGCCGCCCAGGCCAAGCTGGTGTACCAGCTGAACAAGTACTACACGGAGCGCTGCCAGGCCCGCAAGGCGGCCATCGCCAAGACCATCCGCGAGGTGTGCAAGGTGGTGTCCGACGTGCTGAAGGAGGTGGAGGTGCAGGAGCCGCGCTTCATCAGCTCCCTCACCGAGATCGACGCCCGCTACGAGGGCCTGGAGGTGGTGTCCCCCACGGAGTTCGAGGTGGTCCTCTACCTCAACCAGATGGGGGTCTTCAACTTCGTGGACGACGGCTCCCTGCCGGGCTGCGCCGTGCTGAAGCTGAGCGATGGCCGCAAGCGCAGCATGTCCCTCTGGGTGGAGTTCATCACGGCCTCCGGGTACCTGTCCGCCCGCAAGATCCGCTCCCGCTTCCAGACGCTGGTGGCCCAGGCCGTGGACAAGTGCAGCTACCGGGACGTGGTGAAGATGATCGCGGACACCAGCGAGGTGCGGCTGCGCATCCGGGAGCGCTACGTGGTGCAGATCACCCCGGCCTTCAAGTGCACGGGCATCTGGCCCCGCAGCGCCGCACAGTGGCCCCTGCCGCACATCCCCTGGCCGGGCCCCAACCGGGTGGCCGAGGTGAAGGCGGAGGGCTTCAACCTGCTCTCCAAGGAGTGCTACTCCCTGACCGGCAAGCAGAGCTCCGCGGAGAGCGACGCCTGGGTGCTGCAGTTCGCGGAGGCGGAGAACCGCCTGCTGCTGGGCGGCTGCCGGAACAAGTGCCTGTCCGTGCTCAAGACCCTGCGGGACCGCCACCTGGAGCTGCCCGGACAGCCGCTGCACAACTACCACATGAAGACCCTGCTGCTGTACGAGTGCGAGAAGCACCCGCGGGAGACGGACTGGGACGAGGCGTGCCTGGGGGACCGGCTCAACGGCATCCTGCTGCAGCTCATCTCCTGCCTGCAGTGCCGCCGCTGCCCGCACTACTTCCTGCCCAACCTCGACCTGTTCCAGGGCAAGCCGCACTCGGCGCTGGAGAGCGCGGCCAAGCAGACGTGGAGGCTGGCCCGGGAGATCCTCACCAACCCCAAGAGCCTGGACAAGCTCTGA